A genomic window from Silene latifolia isolate original U9 population chromosome Y, ASM4854445v1, whole genome shotgun sequence includes:
- the LOC141632313 gene encoding uncharacterized protein LOC141632313: MGRMSVTNMTLQMADRSIKHPLGVLEDVPVRGGKFFIPVDFVVLDMAEDTQIPIFLGRPFLHTAGAIIDVRRGRLTLTVGHDTIVFNLEKAFMKHPMIEKTCHSIDVVHFTIDECLAMCLSRDPLEIALISDSAAETGSWSQEVDEIEKLLTGEECPKQKVYSLGSPSKATERCEESNLVLNWEKCHFMVTEGVVLGHLVSSKGIQVDKAKVKVIERLLYPVNVKSVRSFLSHAGFYRRLQIRIYLLRKCVTPVIMQLEPFWVREKIVLHAIYYETLNYLLAKKEAKPRLICWILLLQEYDLEIRDKSGAENIVADHLSHLRFAENDLLPIDDSFSDDHLLDITTVTPWFADYANYLVGGILPPDLSYQQEKRFMHDVKRYFWDDPYLFQECADAIATPTCDANAVLKLFQKIIFPRFGVPCAVISDGGKHFDERHINSLLKKYGVTHRRGLRYHPQTSGQVEVSNKELKSILEKVVSKNRKAWSRKLRIRWSGPFTVAEVNKFGLVTLQTDKGETLK, encoded by the exons atgggtcgaATGAGTGTTACTAATATGACCttgcagatggctgaccgatctatTAAACATCCATTGGGtgtgttggaggatgttcccgtcaGAGGGGGGAAATTtttcattccagttgactttgttgttttagaTATGGCTGAGGACACCCAAATTCCTATCTtcttgggtagaccattcctacACACAGCGGGGGCGATTATAGATGTTAGGAGAGGGAGACTGACATTGACTGTGGGGCATGACACAATTGTTTTCAACTTAGAAAAAGCTTTTATGAAACACCCCATGATAGAAAAAACTTGTCATAGTATTGATGTTGTTCATTTTACTATCGATGAGTGTCTTGCTATGTGTTTGAGTAGGGATCCTCTAGAGATTGCCCTAATTTCTGATTCAGCTGCTGAGACAGGTTCATGGAGTCAGGAAGTTGATGAGATTGAGAAGCtgctaactggagaggaatgcccaaaACAAAAGGTATACAGCTTAGGTAGCCCATCTAAAGCTaccgag cgTTGTGAGGAGAGTAATCTTGTGCTAAactgggaaaagtgccacttcatggttactgaaggggtggtacttggTCATTTGGTGTCAAGTAAAGGaatccaagtggataaagctaaggttaAAGTGATTGAACGACTActgtacccggttaatgttaaaagtgtgcgtagttttcttagTCATGCAGGATTCTATCGCCg TCTCCAGATTAGAATTTACCTTTTGAGAAAATGTGTGACGCCAGTGATTATGCAGTTGGAGCCGTTTTGGGTCAGAGAAAAGATCGTGTTGCATGCTATTTACTATGAAA cattGAATTATTTATTGGCTAAGAAAGAGGCCAAACCGCGACTTATTTGTTGGATTTTATTGTTACAAGAATATGATTTGGAAATTCGCGATAAGTCGGGTGCAGAGAATATAGTTGCAGATCATTTATCTCATCTGAGATTTGCAGAAAATGATCTAttgcctattgatgattctttttcaGATGACCATCTACTTGATATTACTACGGTCACTCCATGGTTCGCAGATTATGCTAATTATTTGGTTGGAGGTATTCTTCCTCCTGACTTATCTTATCAGCAGGAGAAGAGatttatgcatgatgtgaagcggtatttctgggatgatccataTTTATTCCAGGAGTGCGCAGACG ccatTGCCACTCCTACTTGTGATGCTAATGCAGTTCTCAAGCTGTTTCAGAAGATTATCTTTCCGCGGTTTGGAGTTCCTTGCGcagtcattagtgatgggggcaAGCACTTTGATGAGCGTCATATTAATTCCTTGTTGAAGAAATATGGTGTTACGCACCGTAGAGGATTGCGCTATCATCcacaaactagtgggcaagtggaggtttctaataAAGAATTGAAGTCAATCTTGGAGAAGGTAGTGAGCAAGAACAGAAAAGCTTGGAGTC GTAAGCTAAGGATTAGATGGTCAGGACCGTTCACTGTTGCTgaagtgaacaaatttgggttagttacactgcaaactgacaaaggtGAGACTTTAAAGTGA